AAAGTGAAGCAGCAGCTACGTGAGGTGAATGCCTTGAAAATCAATTACGCTGCCGTAGAACGCAGAAACTAAGCCACAATTTCTTTTCGCCGGCCGGCCAACCACCGGACCAGGAAAAACGAGATAACCAATGACGCCACGGCGGGTAACCAGCCTGTGGCCAGGTTGTCGTCTTCAATCCAACTTTCCGGAATCACCTCCCTGGCTGCCAGGAAATACAGGCTCACCCCAAGGGCATTGTTCACCATGTGCGCGGCTACTGACGCCCGCAATGAGCCGGTCCACCAGAACATGTATCCCAGCATGGCACCCAACACCAACCGGGGCAAGAATCCATAAAACTGAAAGTGCAGGAAGCTGAATACAAAGGCAGTAACCCAGATGGCCGCATGTGGATTCTTTGTCATCTTTCCCATCAACGGCTGAACAAGTCCTCTGAAAATCATCTCCTCACCCAGAGCTGGCACCAATGCTAGCAACAACAAATTGATCAGAAAGATCTTGGCGGAGCCATTGAACAAAATGGCATGTGTCAGTCCGGATGCTGCATCTTCCGCAGCCCTTATCGTGGCTTCCAGACCCGCGAGGCTGTCGGGCAGCTTGAGTCCTGCATTCCAGGTTCCCAGCAAACCCACCAGCGGCTGTGCCGCCGCCATCAGCAAAACCGACATTGCAATCCACCTACCGGAGACCCGCTGCCTGAGTTTCATCATACCCAGGGGGTCACGGGTGGCGAGATAGCCGAACATCATGGCTGGCACCAGGAACAAACCCAGATGCTGAAACAGCAGGATCAGGCGATTGGCTTCCAACACGTTCGGAGCCGAAAAATCACTGAGGATATTGATGTCCTGAAAAATGTTGATGTCAT
The DNA window shown above is from Flavobacteriales bacterium and carries:
- a CDS encoding CPBP family intramembrane metalloprotease, translated to MTGKQYFRDISPFLQLLILCVLCLSFTVIFIGLGGLTLVGLYDINIFQDINILSDFSAPNVLEANRLILLFQHLGLFLVPAMMFGYLATRDPLGMMKLRQRVSGRWIAMSVLLMAAAQPLVGLLGTWNAGLKLPDSLAGLEATIRAAEDAASGLTHAILFNGSAKIFLINLLLLALVPALGEEMIFRGLVQPLMGKMTKNPHAAIWVTAFVFSFLHFQFYGFLPRLVLGAMLGYMFWWTGSLRASVAAHMVNNALGVSLYFLAAREVIPESWIEDDNLATGWLPAVASLVISFFLVRWLAGRRKEIVA